From the genome of Nicotiana sylvestris chromosome 2, ASM39365v2, whole genome shotgun sequence, one region includes:
- the LOC138883577 gene encoding uncharacterized protein produces the protein MQTSAGRGRGRFGASGSGGQQNRIYALSSRQDLESSPDVVTGILSVFSIDMYALIDPGSTLSYISPFVASKWGREPELLQKSFEVSTPMGESVVVRRVYQSCDVKIHDGHTLADLHELEMVDFDIIMGMDWLASCYANVDCWTKIVRFNFPSEPIIEWKGDAAAPKGKFISNL, from the coding sequence ATGCAGACATCAGCTGGCAGGGGTAGGGGAAGATTTGGAGCTTCTGGTTCAGGAGGTCAGCAGAATCGCATATATGCTTTATCGAGTCGTCAGGATTTAGAGTCATCTCCGGACGTGGTTACAGGTATACTATCCGTCTTTTCTATCGATATGTATGCCTTGATAGATCCTGGTTCTACATTGTCGTATATCTCCCCCTTCGTTGCTAGTAAATGGGGTAGAGAGCCTGAATTGTTGCAAAAGTCCTTTGAGGTATCTACGCCAATGGGTGAGTCTGTTGTAGTTAGACGGGTATATCAAAGTTGTGACGTGAAGATTCATGACGGCCATACGTTAGCTGATTTGCATGagctagaaatggttgattttgatatcattatgggtatggattggttggcttcttgttatgCCAACGTAGATTGCTGGACAAAGATTGTTCGTTTTAATTTTCCAAGTGAGCCTATTATTGAGTGGAAAGGTGATGCTGCAGCGCCTAAGGGAAAGTTTATTTCTAACCTTTAA